TGCTGCGTCGAGTACTGTTGGGACATCTTCAGTAAAACTCCGATAATGGAAACGAAACGATTATTTATAGGATTAGTCATCGATCAAAAGTTGACTGACGCGATTATGCAGGAAACCATTTCGCTCGAAGGGGGGCTTTGGCGCATTACCCCCGCCTCTAATCTTCATATTACAGTCATATTCTTAGGAGATGTACTTGAAGGCATTATCCCGGACGTGAAGACCATTGTAGAGAATATAGCTTCGAGAACACGTCCATTTGCCCTTACGGGCGGCAGAACTCGCATTATGCAGCCTGATGAGCCTACGATGCTTTGGATGCGATATGAGCGAAATTCGTGGTTTGAGCGACTTGTTGCGGATGCAGAGTCCTGTTTTAAACGTATTGGTACTTGGGAGCGTCAACTTGATCGAAAGCATCGAAAAACTAGAGGAGGGGACCGCTATGCTATTCCACATATTACACTTGCTCGGGTACGTGGTGGAGGCATGCTTGATTCCTTGTTACCCCCAATTGAGTCATCGCGTGCTACGGAACTTTTTATGGCACGAAAGATTGCGCTTTTTTCAAGCCAGTATGACAAGAAAACTGAAGCCGCGCATTATGAGAAACTGGGTGAATGGGACTTGGAAGATTGATGTGACAGTAACAAAAATCTATGCTAGAAATAGCATAGATTTTTGTTATTCAATAGGGGACTTATGTCTCAACGAGTTGTGTATATTTGCGGCAACAGCGGAGGCGGACTCGCAATTGCGCTGCTTACTGCGCTCATTAAGGCGCATTCGAGTGAAGATATAGAGACGCTGCTTGTACCGCTTGAGGAGCCTTTACCTTTACCGG
The nucleotide sequence above comes from Candidatus Paceibacterota bacterium. Encoded proteins:
- a CDS encoding 2'-5' RNA ligase family protein, whose translation is METKRLFIGLVIDQKLTDAIMQETISLEGGLWRITPASNLHITVIFLGDVLEGIIPDVKTIVENIASRTRPFALTGGRTRIMQPDEPTMLWMRYERNSWFERLVADAESCFKRIGTWERQLDRKHRKTRGGDRYAIPHITLARVRGGGMLDSLLPPIESSRATELFMARKIALFSSQYDKKTEAAHYEKLGEWDLED